From the genome of Ananas comosus cultivar F153 linkage group 18, ASM154086v1, whole genome shotgun sequence, one region includes:
- the LOC109723886 gene encoding DEAD-box ATP-dependent RNA helicase 24 isoform X2 — protein sequence MSKRKFGFEGFSINRPATYSFERSQAPQRLYVPPSSRGGSNHDNYEDNDLDNIDYEQADDAAAADGRSGGDADEIDPLDAFMEGINEEIRAPPPPPPPHGAAKEKVDRYVDEDDDDPMESFLRAKKDVGLALAADALHAGYNSDEEVYAAAKAVDAGMIEYDSDDNPIVLDKRKIEPIPALDHSAIEYDQFNKDFYEEKPSISGMSEQDVADYRKSLAIRVSGFDVSKPIKLFEDCGFSTALMNAISKQGYEKPTPIQCQALPIVLSGRDIIGIAKTGSGKTAAFVLPMIVHIMDQPEIEKEEGPIGVICAPTRELAHQIYLEAKKFAKPYNLRVAAVYGGVSKHDQFKELKAGCEIVVATPGRLIDLLKMKALKMFRATYLVLDEADRMFDLGFEPQIRSIVGQIRPDRQTLLFSATMPYKVERLAREILTDPIRVTVGEVGRANEDITQLVHVIPSDAEKMPWLLEKLPSLIDDGDVLVFASKKATVDEIESQLVQKGFKVAALHGDKDQASRMDTLQKFKSGIYHVLVATDVAARGLDIKSIKSVVNYDIAKDMDMHIHRIGRTGRAGDKDGTAYTLITLKEARFAGELVNSLIAAGQDVSVELMDLAMKDARFRSKRDQRKGSGGKKGGGRGKGGGGGGGGSGRGVRGVDFGLGIGYKPEESNATSQPAPGRSAAVNSLRTGMMQQFKSNFVAAASSSQNDNITPSGSAPSARPVLRGFVSGGMIGGEAAYKTQPVAPFNPPSKPEGSTNENGNKKNPDSSRDRPRERKRPSGWDR from the exons ATGTCGAAGAGGAAGTTCGGATTCGAGGGCTTCAGCATCAATCGCCCCGCCACCTACAGCTTCGAGCGCTCGCAGGCCCCGCAGCGCCTCTACGTGCCCCCGTCCTCGCGCGGGGGCAGCAACCACGACAACTACGAGGACAACGACCTCGACAACATCGACTACGAGCAAGCCGACGACGCCGCGGCCGCCGATGGCCGCAGCGGCGGCGACGCCGACGAGATCGACCCCCTCGACGCGTTCATGGAGGGCATCAACGAGGAGATCCGCgccccgccaccgccgccgccgccgcacggGGCGGCGAAGGAGAAGGTGGATAGGTACGtggacgaggacgacgacgaccccATGGAGAGCTTCTTGAGGGCGAAGAAGGACGTGGGCCTCGCCCTTGCTGCGGACGCGTTGCACGCGGGGTACAATTCGGACGAGGAGGTGTACGCGGCCGCGAAGGCCGTCGACGCGGGGATGATCGAGTACGATTCCGACGATAACCCGATTGTGTTGGATAAGAGGAAGATCGAGCCGATTCCGGCTCTGGATCATAGCGCAATTGAGTATGATCAGTTTAACAAGGACTTCTATGAAGAGAAGCCCTCTATATCag GAATGAGCGAACAGGATGTGGCAGATTACAGGAAAAGCTTAGCAATTCGTGTTTCTGGTTTTGATGTATCAAAGCCAATCAAACTCTTTGAAGATTGCGGGTTCTCTACTGCTTTGATGAATGCTATTTCCAAGCAGGGCTATGAAAAGCCAACACCAATACAGTGCCAAGCTTTACCTATAGTACTGTCTGGTAGAGATATTATTGGCATTGCAAAAACAGGTTCTGGTAAAACTGCTGCATTTGTACTCCCTATGATTGTTCACATTATGGACCAGCCCGaaattgaaaaagaagaaggtcCAATTGGGGTGATATGTGCTCCCACCAGGGAATTGGCGCATCAAATATATCTAGAAGCGAAAAAGTTTGCGAAGCCTTACAATCTACGAGTTGCCGCTGTCTATGGTGGTGTTTCAAAGCATGACCAATTTAAAGAGCTTAAAGCAGGTTGCGAAATAGTTGTTGCTACTCCAGGGAGATTAATAGACTTGCTGAAGATGAAAGCCTTAAAGATGTTTAGGGCAACCTACCTGGTGCTCGATGAAGCTGACCGGATGTTTGACCTTGGGTTCGAGCCGCAAATACGATCTATCGTTGGCCAAATCAGACCAGACCGACAGACTCTTCTTTTCTCTGCGACCATGCCGTACAAAGTCGAGCGCTTAGCTAGAGAAATTCTTACAGATCCTATTAGGGTTACCGTCGGTGAGGTTGGACGGGCCAACGAAGACATCACCCAACTTGTTCACGTAATTCCTTCTGATGCTGAGAAGATGCCTTGGCTGCTTGAGAAGTTGCCGTCATTGATTGATGATGGGGATGTTCTTGTCTTTGCGTCGAAAAAGGCAACAGTAGATGAAATTGAAAGCCAGCTGGTTCAGAAAGGGTTCAAGGTCGCGGCACTGCATGGGGACAAAGACCAGGCCTCTCGAATGGACACCTTGCAGAAGTTCAAATCGGGGATTTACCATGTTCTAGTTGCAACTGATGTTGCCGCTCGTGGGCTAGACATAAAGTCGATAAAGTCGGTTGTTAACTATGATATTGCAAAAGACATGGACATGCACATCCATCGTATAGGGAGAACTGGCCGTGCTGGTGATAAAGATGGGACGGCCTACACTCTTATTACGCTGAAGGAGGCACGCTTTGCTG GTGAACTGGTCAACAGTTTGATTGCTGCTGGTCAAGATGTTTCTGTCGAATTGATGGATCTGGCTATGAAG GATGCAAGGTTCAGGTCCAAACGTGATCAAAGAAAAGGTTCAG GTGGGAAAAAAggtggaggaagaggaaaaggaggcggtggcggtggcggtggcagTGGGCGAGGTGTTCGTGGTGTTGATTTCGGCCTTGGCATCGGTTATAAACCCGAGGAGTCAAATGCAACATCTCAGCCAGCTCCAGGTAGATCTGCTGCTGTTAATTCGCTAAGGACTGGGATGATGCAACAGTTCAAAAGCAACTTTGTTGCTGCCGCTTCGAGTTCTCAGAACGATAATATAACCCCAAGCGGTAGTGCTCCCAGCGCAAGACCTGTTCTACGAGGTTTTGTTTCTGGTGGTATGATTGGTGGAGAGGCGGCATATAAAACACAACCGGTCGCTCCTTTTAACCCTCCGTCCAAGCCTGAAGGAAGCACAAACGAAAATGGGAATAAGAAGAACCCCGACAG TTCACGGGATAGGCCAAGGGAGAGAAAGCGGCCTTCTGGATGGGATCGTTGA
- the LOC109723886 gene encoding DEAD-box ATP-dependent RNA helicase 24 isoform X1: MSKRKFGFEGFSINRPATYSFERSQAPQRLYVPPSSRGGSNHDNYEDNDLDNIDYEQADDAAAADGRSGGDADEIDPLDAFMEGINEEIRAPPPPPPPHGAAKEKVDRYVDEDDDDPMESFLRAKKDVGLALAADALHAGYNSDEEVYAAAKAVDAGMIEYDSDDNPIVLDKRKIEPIPALDHSAIEYDQFNKDFYEEKPSISGMSEQDVADYRKSLAIRVSGFDVSKPIKLFEDCGFSTALMNAISKQGYEKPTPIQCQALPIVLSGRDIIGIAKTGSGKTAAFVLPMIVHIMDQPEIEKEEGPIGVICAPTRELAHQIYLEAKKFAKPYNLRVAAVYGGVSKHDQFKELKAGCEIVVATPGRLIDLLKMKALKMFRATYLVLDEADRMFDLGFEPQIRSIVGQIRPDRQTLLFSATMPYKVERLAREILTDPIRVTVGEVGRANEDITQLVHVIPSDAEKMPWLLEKLPSLIDDGDVLVFASKKATVDEIESQLVQKGFKVAALHGDKDQASRMDTLQKFKSGIYHVLVATDVAARGLDIKSIKSVVNYDIAKDMDMHVHRIGRTGRAGDKDGTAYTLITLKEARFAGELVNSLIAAGQDVSVELMDLAMKDARFRSKRDQRKGSGGKKGGGRGKGGGGGGGGSGRGVRGVDFGLGIGYKPEESNATSQPAPGRSAAVNSLRTGMMQQFKSNFVAAASSSQNDNITPSGSAPSARPVLRGFVSGGMIGGEAAYKTQPVAPFNPPSKPEGSTNENGNKKNPDSSRDRPRERKRPSGWDR, translated from the exons ATGTCGAAGAGGAAGTTCGGATTCGAGGGCTTCAGCATCAATCGCCCCGCCACCTACAGCTTCGAGCGCTCGCAGGCCCCGCAGCGCCTCTACGTGCCCCCGTCCTCGCGCGGGGGCAGCAACCACGACAACTACGAGGACAACGACCTCGACAACATCGACTACGAGCAAGCCGACGACGCCGCGGCCGCCGATGGCCGCAGCGGCGGCGACGCCGACGAGATCGACCCCCTCGACGCGTTCATGGAGGGCATCAACGAGGAGATCCGCgccccgccaccgccgccgccgccgcacggGGCGGCGAAGGAGAAGGTGGATAGGTACGtggacgaggacgacgacgaccccATGGAGAGCTTCTTGAGGGCGAAGAAGGACGTGGGCCTCGCCCTTGCTGCGGACGCGTTGCACGCGGGGTACAATTCGGACGAGGAGGTGTACGCGGCCGCGAAGGCCGTCGACGCGGGGATGATCGAGTACGATTCCGACGATAACCCGATTGTGTTGGATAAGAGGAAGATCGAGCCGATTCCGGCTCTGGATCATAGCGCAATTGAGTATGATCAGTTTAACAAGGACTTCTATGAAGAGAAGCCCTCTATATCag GAATGAGCGAACAGGATGTGGCAGATTACAGGAAAAGCTTAGCAATTCGTGTTTCTGGTTTTGATGTATCAAAGCCAATCAAACTCTTTGAAGATTGCGGGTTCTCTACTGCTTTGATGAATGCTATTTCCAAGCAGGGCTATGAAAAGCCAACACCAATACAGTGCCAAGCTTTACCTATAGTACTGTCTGGTAGAGATATTATTGGCATTGCAAAAACAGGTTCTGGTAAAACTGCTGCATTTGTACTCCCTATGATTGTTCACATTATGGACCAGCCCGaaattgaaaaagaagaaggtcCAATTGGGGTGATATGTGCTCCCACCAGGGAATTGGCGCATCAAATATATCTAGAAGCGAAAAAGTTTGCGAAGCCTTACAATCTACGAGTTGCCGCTGTCTATGGTGGTGTTTCAAAGCATGACCAATTTAAAGAGCTTAAAGCAGGTTGCGAAATAGTTGTTGCTACTCCAGGGAGATTAATAGACTTGCTGAAGATGAAAGCCTTAAAGATGTTTAGGGCAACCTACCTGGTGCTCGATGAAGCTGACCGGATGTTTGACCTTGGGTTCGAGCCGCAAATACGATCTATCGTTGGCCAAATCAGACCAGACCGACAGACTCTTCTTTTCTCTGCGACCATGCCGTACAAAGTCGAGCGCTTAGCTAGAGAAATTCTTACAGATCCTATTAGGGTTACCGTCGGTGAGGTTGGACGGGCCAACGAAGACATCACCCAACTTGTTCACGTAATTCCTTCTGATGCTGAGAAGATGCCTTGGCTGCTTGAGAAGTTGCCGTCATTGATTGATGATGGGGATGTTCTTGTCTTTGCGTCGAAAAAGGCAACAGTAGATGAAATTGAAAGCCAGCTGGTTCAGAAAGGGTTCAAGGTCGCGGCACTGCATGGGGACAAAGACCAGGCCTCTCGAATGGACACCTTGCAGAAGTTCAAATCGGGGATTTACCATGTTCTAGTTGCAACTGATGTTGCCGCTCGTGGGCTAGACATAAAGTCGATAAA GTCGGTTGTTAACTATGATATTGCAAAAGACATGGACATGCACGTCCATCGTATAGGGAGAACTGGCCGTGCTGGTGATAAAGATGGGACGGCCTACACTCTTATTACGCTGAAGGAGGCACGCTTTGCTGGTGAACTGGTCAACAGTTTGATTGCTGCTGGTCAAGATGTTTCTGTCGAATTGATGGATCTGGCTATGAAG GATGCAAGGTTCAGGTCCAAACGTGATCAAAGAAAAGGTTCAG GTGGGAAAAAAggtggaggaagaggaaaaggaggcggtggcggtggcggtggcagTGGGCGAGGTGTTCGTGGTGTTGATTTCGGCCTTGGCATCGGTTATAAACCCGAGGAGTCAAATGCAACATCTCAGCCAGCTCCAGGTAGATCTGCTGCTGTTAATTCGCTAAGGACTGGGATGATGCAACAGTTCAAAAGCAACTTTGTTGCTGCCGCTTCGAGTTCTCAGAACGATAATATAACCCCAAGCGGTAGTGCTCCCAGCGCAAGACCTGTTCTACGAGGTTTTGTTTCTGGTGGTATGATTGGTGGAGAGGCGGCATATAAAACACAACCGGTCGCTCCTTTTAACCCTCCGTCCAAGCCTGAAGGAAGCACAAACGAAAATGGGAATAAGAAGAACCCCGACAG TTCACGGGATAGGCCAAGGGAGAGAAAGCGGCCTTCTGGATGGGATCGTTGA
- the LOC109723886 gene encoding DEAD-box ATP-dependent RNA helicase 24 isoform X3: MSKRKFGFEGFSINRPATYSFERSQAPQRLYVPPSSRGGSNHDNYEDNDLDNIDYEQADDAAAADGRSGGDADEIDPLDAFMEGINEEIRAPPPPPPPHGAAKEKVDRYVDEDDDDPMESFLRAKKDVGLALAADALHAGYNSDEEVYAAAKAVDAGMIEYDSDDNPIVLDKRKIEPIPALDHSAIEYDQFNKDFYEEKPSISGMSEQDVADYRKSLAIRVSGFDVSKPIKLFEDCGFSTALMNAISKQGYEKPTPIQCQALPIVLSGRDIIGIAKTGSGKTAAFVLPMIVHIMDQPEIEKEEGPIGVICAPTRELAHQIYLEAKKFAKPYNLRVAAVYGGVSKHDQFKELKAGCEIVVATPGRLIDLLKMKALKMFRATYLVLDEADRMFDLGFEPQIRSIVGQIRPDRQTLLFSATMPYKVERLAREILTDPIRVTVGEVGRANEDITQLVHVIPSDAEKMPWLLEKLPSLIDDGDVLVFASKKATVDEIESQLVQKGFKVAALHGDKDQASRMDTLQKFKSGIYHVLVATDVAARGLDIKSIKSVVNYDIAKDMDMHVHRIGRTGRAGDKDGTAYTLITLKEARFAGELVNSLIAAGQDVSVELMDLAMKVGKKVEEEEKEAVAVAVAVGEVFVVLISALASVINPRSQMQHLSQLQVDLLLLIR, from the exons ATGTCGAAGAGGAAGTTCGGATTCGAGGGCTTCAGCATCAATCGCCCCGCCACCTACAGCTTCGAGCGCTCGCAGGCCCCGCAGCGCCTCTACGTGCCCCCGTCCTCGCGCGGGGGCAGCAACCACGACAACTACGAGGACAACGACCTCGACAACATCGACTACGAGCAAGCCGACGACGCCGCGGCCGCCGATGGCCGCAGCGGCGGCGACGCCGACGAGATCGACCCCCTCGACGCGTTCATGGAGGGCATCAACGAGGAGATCCGCgccccgccaccgccgccgccgccgcacggGGCGGCGAAGGAGAAGGTGGATAGGTACGtggacgaggacgacgacgaccccATGGAGAGCTTCTTGAGGGCGAAGAAGGACGTGGGCCTCGCCCTTGCTGCGGACGCGTTGCACGCGGGGTACAATTCGGACGAGGAGGTGTACGCGGCCGCGAAGGCCGTCGACGCGGGGATGATCGAGTACGATTCCGACGATAACCCGATTGTGTTGGATAAGAGGAAGATCGAGCCGATTCCGGCTCTGGATCATAGCGCAATTGAGTATGATCAGTTTAACAAGGACTTCTATGAAGAGAAGCCCTCTATATCag GAATGAGCGAACAGGATGTGGCAGATTACAGGAAAAGCTTAGCAATTCGTGTTTCTGGTTTTGATGTATCAAAGCCAATCAAACTCTTTGAAGATTGCGGGTTCTCTACTGCTTTGATGAATGCTATTTCCAAGCAGGGCTATGAAAAGCCAACACCAATACAGTGCCAAGCTTTACCTATAGTACTGTCTGGTAGAGATATTATTGGCATTGCAAAAACAGGTTCTGGTAAAACTGCTGCATTTGTACTCCCTATGATTGTTCACATTATGGACCAGCCCGaaattgaaaaagaagaaggtcCAATTGGGGTGATATGTGCTCCCACCAGGGAATTGGCGCATCAAATATATCTAGAAGCGAAAAAGTTTGCGAAGCCTTACAATCTACGAGTTGCCGCTGTCTATGGTGGTGTTTCAAAGCATGACCAATTTAAAGAGCTTAAAGCAGGTTGCGAAATAGTTGTTGCTACTCCAGGGAGATTAATAGACTTGCTGAAGATGAAAGCCTTAAAGATGTTTAGGGCAACCTACCTGGTGCTCGATGAAGCTGACCGGATGTTTGACCTTGGGTTCGAGCCGCAAATACGATCTATCGTTGGCCAAATCAGACCAGACCGACAGACTCTTCTTTTCTCTGCGACCATGCCGTACAAAGTCGAGCGCTTAGCTAGAGAAATTCTTACAGATCCTATTAGGGTTACCGTCGGTGAGGTTGGACGGGCCAACGAAGACATCACCCAACTTGTTCACGTAATTCCTTCTGATGCTGAGAAGATGCCTTGGCTGCTTGAGAAGTTGCCGTCATTGATTGATGATGGGGATGTTCTTGTCTTTGCGTCGAAAAAGGCAACAGTAGATGAAATTGAAAGCCAGCTGGTTCAGAAAGGGTTCAAGGTCGCGGCACTGCATGGGGACAAAGACCAGGCCTCTCGAATGGACACCTTGCAGAAGTTCAAATCGGGGATTTACCATGTTCTAGTTGCAACTGATGTTGCCGCTCGTGGGCTAGACATAAAGTCGATAAA GTCGGTTGTTAACTATGATATTGCAAAAGACATGGACATGCACGTCCATCGTATAGGGAGAACTGGCCGTGCTGGTGATAAAGATGGGACGGCCTACACTCTTATTACGCTGAAGGAGGCACGCTTTGCTGGTGAACTGGTCAACAGTTTGATTGCTGCTGGTCAAGATGTTTCTGTCGAATTGATGGATCTGGCTATGAAG GTGGGAAAAAAggtggaggaagaggaaaaggaggcggtggcggtggcggtggcagTGGGCGAGGTGTTCGTGGTGTTGATTTCGGCCTTGGCATCGGTTATAAACCCGAGGAGTCAAATGCAACATCTCAGCCAGCTCCAGGTAGATCTGCTGCTGTTAATTCGCTAA